The proteins below are encoded in one region of Campylobacter sp. CNRCH_2014_0184h:
- the infA gene encoding translation initiation factor IF-1, with translation MAKDDIIEIDGNVIEALPNATFKVELDNKHVILCHIAGKMRMHYIRIMPGDRVKVELTPYSLDKGRITFRYK, from the coding sequence TTGGCAAAAGATGATATTATCGAAATTGATGGTAATGTAATCGAAGCTTTACCTAATGCAACTTTTAAAGTTGAATTAGATAATAAACATGTGATACTTTGTCATATTGCAGGTAAGATGCGTATGCATTATATTAGGATTATGCCTGGCGATAGAGTTAAAGTAGAGCTAACACCTTATAGCCTTGATAAGGGTCGTATTACATTTAGATACAAATAA
- the rpmJ gene encoding 50S ribosomal protein L36, which yields MKVRPSVKKMCDKCKVVRRKGVVRIICENPKHKQRQG from the coding sequence ATGAAAGTTAGACCATCTGTTAAAAAGATGTGTGACAAATGCAAAGTAGTTCGTCGTAAAGGCGTAGTTCGCATTATTTGCGAAAATCCAAAACACAAACAAAGACAAGGATAA
- the rpsM gene encoding 30S ribosomal protein S13 has product MARIAGVDLPKKKRIEYGLTYIYGIGLHTSRKILDKTGISYDKRVHELSEDEAAAIRKEIQENYMVEGDLRKQVAMDIKALMDLGSFRGLRHRKGLPVRGQKTKTNARTRKGKRKTVGAKS; this is encoded by the coding sequence ATGGCTCGTATTGCAGGTGTGGATTTACCAAAGAAAAAAAGAATTGAATATGGTTTGACTTATATTTATGGTATAGGTTTGCATACTTCAAGAAAAATCTTAGATAAAACAGGAATTTCTTATGATAAAAGAGTTCATGAACTAAGTGAAGATGAAGCAGCAGCTATCCGTAAAGAAATTCAAGAAAACTATATGGTTGAGGGTGATCTTAGAAAACAAGTTGCTATGGATATCAAAGCATTAATGGATCTAGGAAGCTTTAGAGGCTTAAGACATAGAAAAGGCTTACCGGTTCGTGGTCAAAAAACAAAAACAAATGCCAGAACTAGAAAAGGTAAGAGAAAAACCGTTGGTGCAAAATCATAA
- the rpsK gene encoding 30S ribosomal protein S11, whose protein sequence is MAKRKVVKKKVVKKNIAKGIVYISATFNNTMVTVTDEMGNAIAWSSAGGLGFKGSKKSTPYAAQQAVEDALNKAKEHGIKEVGIKVQGPGSGRETAVKSVGAMEGIKVTFLKDITPLAHNGCRPPKRRRV, encoded by the coding sequence ATGGCAAAAAGAAAAGTAGTTAAGAAAAAAGTAGTTAAAAAAAATATAGCTAAAGGTATAGTTTATATCAGTGCAACATTTAATAATACTATGGTTACTGTAACTGATGAAATGGGAAATGCTATCGCTTGGAGTAGTGCAGGTGGTTTAGGATTTAAAGGTTCTAAAAAATCAACTCCTTATGCAGCACAACAAGCAGTAGAAGATGCTTTAAATAAAGCAAAAGAACATGGTATTAAAGAAGTAGGTATTAAAGTACAAGGACCAGGAAGTGGTCGTGAGACAGCGGTTAAGAGTGTAGGTGCTATGGAAGGTATTAAAGTAACTTTCTTAAAAGATATTACCCCATTAGCTCATAATGGTTGTAGACCACCAAAACGTCGTCGTGTCTAA
- the rpsD gene encoding 30S ribosomal protein S4: MARYRGPVEKLERRLGVSLAMKGERRLAGKSALDKRPYAPGQHGQRKAKISEYGLQLREKQKAKFMYGVSEKQFRRLFSEAARKDGNTGALLIQLLEQRLDNVVYRMGFATTRRFARQLVTHGHILVNGKRVDIPSYRVEAGQKIEVIEKSKNNPQISRAIELTAQTGIVAWVDVEKDKRFGIFTRKPEREEVIIPVEERYIVELYSK; this comes from the coding sequence ATGGCAAGATATAGAGGACCAGTAGAGAAATTAGAAAGACGACTTGGCGTAAGCTTGGCAATGAAAGGCGAAAGAAGATTAGCAGGTAAAAGTGCTTTAGATAAACGCCCTTACGCACCAGGTCAGCATGGACAAAGAAAAGCTAAAATCAGCGAATACGGACTTCAATTAAGAGAAAAACAAAAAGCTAAGTTTATGTATGGTGTTAGTGAAAAACAATTTAGAAGATTATTTAGCGAAGCTGCTAGAAAAGATGGCAACACCGGTGCGCTTTTAATCCAGCTTTTAGAACAAAGACTTGATAATGTTGTTTATAGAATGGGTTTTGCTACAACACGCCGTTTTGCTAGACAACTTGTAACTCATGGACATATTTTAGTAAATGGTAAAAGAGTGGATATTCCTAGTTATAGAGTAGAGGCAGGTCAAAAAATTGAAGTGATTGAAAAAAGCAAAAACAATCCTCAAATTTCAAGAGCGATCGAACTTACTGCTCAAACTGGTATAGTTGCTTGGGTTGATGTAGAAAAAGATAAAAGATTTGGAATTTTTACAAGAAAACCTGAAAGAGAAGAAGTTATCATTCCAGTTGAGGAAAGATATATCGTTGAGTTGTACTCTAAATAA
- a CDS encoding DNA-directed RNA polymerase subunit alpha → MRHITTSAYTPTEFSIENISDTVAKVSAWPFEIGYAITLAHPLRRLLYSSTVGFAPTGVKIKGVAHEFDSMRGMLEDVALFIINLKKLRFKLKTDSEKEVITFSFKGPKEICGKDLDNDVVEVVNADSYLATINEDADLEFTLIIEKGIGYVPSEEVQNFLDPEFIALDAFFTPVKHAVYDIEKVLFEDNPDYEKVVFTITTDGQISPSDAFKNALEAMYKQLSVFDKITNAQSVVRSQTQNNEVEHVKLLQNITELNLSARSFNCLEKANVVYIGELALMSVGELADLKNLGKKSLDEIKSVMESIGFPIGNSKLSDSAKETLKRKITELKAQNEG, encoded by the coding sequence ATGAGACATATTACAACTTCTGCTTATACACCGACAGAGTTTAGTATTGAAAATATCAGTGATACAGTAGCAAAAGTAAGTGCATGGCCTTTTGAAATTGGCTATGCTATTACTTTGGCGCATCCTTTGCGTCGTTTGCTTTATTCAAGCACAGTAGGTTTTGCTCCAACAGGAGTTAAAATCAAAGGCGTAGCACATGAATTTGATAGTATGCGTGGTATGCTTGAAGATGTAGCATTGTTTATTATCAATCTAAAAAAATTAAGATTTAAACTAAAAACAGATTCTGAAAAAGAAGTTATAACTTTTAGTTTTAAAGGACCAAAAGAAATTTGCGGAAAAGACTTAGATAACGATGTTGTTGAGGTTGTGAACGCAGATAGCTATCTTGCAACGATCAATGAAGATGCAGATTTAGAATTTACCTTAATCATTGAAAAAGGTATAGGTTATGTACCTTCTGAAGAAGTGCAAAATTTCTTAGATCCTGAATTTATAGCACTTGATGCATTCTTTACTCCGGTAAAACATGCAGTTTATGATATAGAAAAAGTGCTTTTTGAAGATAACCCAGATTATGAAAAAGTTGTTTTTACAATCACAACTGATGGTCAAATTTCACCAAGTGATGCTTTTAAAAATGCTTTAGAAGCAATGTATAAACAATTATCGGTGTTTGATAAAATCACTAATGCTCAAAGCGTTGTAAGAAGCCAAACACAAAATAATGAAGTAGAACACGTAAAATTACTTCAAAATATAACTGAGTTAAATTTAAGCGCAAGAAGCTTTAATTGCCTAGAAAAAGCAAATGTGGTTTATATCGGTGAGCTTGCTTTAATGAGTGTAGGCGAACTTGCAGATTTAAAAAATCTAGGTAAAAAATCTTTGGATGAGATTAAAAGTGTGATGGAATCTATAGGTTTTCCTATAGGAAATTCAAAACTCAGTGATAGTGCAAAAGAAACGCTAAAAAGAAAAATTACAGAATTAAAAGCACAAAATGAAGGATAA
- the rplQ gene encoding 50S ribosomal protein L17, with protein sequence MRHRHGYRKLGRTSTHRAALLKNLTIAIIKAGKIETTLPKAKELRGYVERLITRARKGDFNAHRAVFASLQDKEATNKLVTEIAPKFADRNGGYTRIIKTRIRRGDAAEMAFIEFVA encoded by the coding sequence ATGAGACATAGACATGGATATAGAAAGTTAGGTCGCACTTCTACTCACCGTGCAGCCTTATTAAAAAACCTTACCATTGCTATTATTAAAGCAGGTAAAATAGAAACAACATTACCTAAAGCAAAAGAATTAAGAGGTTATGTTGAAAGATTAATTACTCGTGCAAGAAAAGGTGATTTCAATGCTCATAGAGCAGTTTTTGCTAGCTTGCAAGATAAAGAAGCTACAAATAAACTTGTAACAGAAATCGCACCTAAATTTGCAGATAGAAACGGTGGTTATACAAGAATTATCAAAACAAGAATCCGCCGTGGCGATGCTGCAGAAATGGCTTTCATCGAATTCGTAGCTTAA
- the hisG gene encoding ATP phosphoribosyltransferase: MQENSRLRIAIQKSGRLSKDSIALLESIGVKLRIHDQSLIAFSTNLPIDLLRVRDDDIPGLIFDGVVDLGIVGENVLEENELERKSKNENADFIMLKKLDFGGCRLSLALPENSEYKGIESFKNLRIATSYPQLLKRFMEENNIPYKTCMLTGSVEVAPSANLADGICDLVSSGATLKANGLKEVMVIYKSKACIIQRKESLASHKQELIDKLLIRINGVMQARESKYIMLHAPIEKLEKITALLPGVEKPTILPLENDKARVALHMVSQENLFWETMEALKKEGASAILVLPIEKMLS; encoded by the coding sequence ATGCAAGAAAATTCAAGATTACGCATAGCTATACAAAAATCAGGTCGTTTGAGTAAAGATTCTATTGCCTTGCTTGAGTCTATAGGTGTAAAACTTCGCATACACGATCAAAGTTTAATTGCTTTTTCTACAAATTTACCTATTGATCTACTTAGAGTAAGAGATGATGATATACCAGGATTAATTTTTGATGGAGTAGTAGATCTTGGCATAGTTGGAGAAAATGTTTTAGAAGAAAATGAGTTAGAAAGAAAATCAAAAAACGAAAATGCAGATTTTATAATGCTTAAAAAGCTTGATTTTGGTGGGTGCCGTTTGTCTTTAGCATTGCCAGAAAATAGCGAGTATAAAGGTATAGAAAGTTTTAAAAATTTACGCATAGCAACTTCTTATCCACAGCTTTTAAAGCGTTTTATGGAAGAAAATAACATTCCTTATAAAACTTGTATGCTAACAGGCTCAGTTGAAGTAGCGCCAAGTGCAAATTTAGCTGATGGAATTTGTGATTTAGTTTCAAGTGGTGCTACTTTGAAAGCAAATGGGCTTAAAGAAGTTATGGTGATTTATAAGTCAAAAGCTTGCATAATCCAAAGAAAAGAAAGTTTAGCTTCACATAAACAAGAATTAATCGATAAATTACTCATTAGGATTAATGGAGTTATGCAAGCAAGAGAGTCAAAATACATCATGTTGCATGCTCCTATTGAAAAGCTGGAAAAAATCACAGCTTTATTACCAGGTGTTGAAAAACCTACGATTTTACCTTTAGAAAATGATAAAGCTAGAGTGGCGCTACATATGGTAAGTCAAGAAAATTTATTTTGGGAAACTATGGAAGCTTTGAAAAAAGAAGGCGCAAGTGCGATTTTAGTTTTACCTATTGAAAAAATGCTTTCTTAA
- the hisD gene encoding histidinol dehydrogenase yields MQILDFEKLNQSEQELALKRPAISANAQVKTIVEQIIEDVKINGDEALKQMAVKFDKVELNSIKLSDEELSNLAEQIDDELKQAIKIAYENIYKFHKAQENKTIEVQTFEGVTCKVLTRAIEKVGLYIPGGLAPLFSTALMLAIPAKIAKCKFIALASPAPLHPAIAFVAKLCKVDAVYQIGGAGAIAALAYGTQSVQKVDKIFGPGNAFVTEAKKQVNNHGVAIDMQAGPSEVLVLADEFANAKFIASDLLSQAEHGVDSQAILVCTSEKLAKEVDSEVALQLEKLSRKEIASKSLAHSKIILAKDIKHAISISNDYAPEHLIIHTQDPSSLLDDIMHAGSVFLGEYSPESMGDYASGTNHVLPTYGFTKSYSSLGLADFMKRMTVQELSKEGFKKLGPVVEILAAAEGLDGHKNAVSLRLESLK; encoded by the coding sequence ATGCAAATACTTGATTTTGAAAAATTAAACCAAAGCGAACAAGAATTAGCACTCAAGCGTCCTGCTATAAGTGCTAATGCACAGGTTAAAACCATAGTAGAACAAATCATTGAAGATGTCAAAATAAATGGCGATGAAGCTTTAAAACAAATGGCTGTAAAATTTGATAAAGTAGAGTTAAATTCCATTAAACTAAGCGATGAAGAGCTTAGTAATTTAGCAGAGCAAATTGATGATGAGTTAAAACAAGCTATTAAAATAGCTTATGAAAATATCTATAAATTCCACAAAGCTCAAGAAAATAAAACCATAGAAGTTCAAACCTTTGAAGGGGTAACTTGCAAGGTGCTAACAAGAGCTATTGAAAAAGTAGGGCTTTATATACCAGGAGGTTTAGCACCACTTTTTTCAACTGCACTCATGCTAGCTATCCCAGCTAAAATTGCAAAATGCAAATTCATAGCCTTAGCTTCCCCAGCACCACTACACCCTGCCATTGCTTTTGTAGCAAAACTTTGCAAAGTTGATGCAGTGTATCAAATAGGCGGAGCAGGAGCTATAGCAGCGCTTGCTTATGGAACGCAAAGTGTGCAAAAAGTAGATAAAATTTTTGGTCCCGGAAATGCTTTTGTAACTGAAGCCAAAAAGCAAGTTAATAATCATGGAGTAGCTATTGATATGCAAGCAGGACCTTCAGAGGTATTAGTTTTAGCAGATGAATTTGCTAATGCTAAATTTATAGCTTCAGATTTACTCTCACAAGCTGAGCATGGAGTAGATTCTCAAGCGATTTTAGTTTGTACAAGTGAAAAACTAGCCAAAGAAGTAGATAGTGAAGTTGCTTTACAGCTTGAAAAACTCTCGCGTAAAGAAATTGCTTCAAAATCTTTAGCACACTCTAAAATCATTCTTGCAAAAGATATAAAACATGCCATAAGTATTTCAAATGACTATGCACCTGAGCATTTGATCATTCATACACAAGATCCATCTAGCTTGCTTGATGATATTATGCATGCAGGTTCAGTATTTTTAGGTGAGTATTCTCCAGAATCTATGGGAGATTATGCAAGTGGAACAAATCATGTATTACCAACTTATGGTTTTACTAAGTCTTATTCTTCATTAGGGCTTGCTGATTTTATGAAAAGAATGACTGTACAAGAACTTAGTAAAGAAGGCTTTAAAAAACTTGGGCCTGTGGTGGAAATTTTAGCAGCAGCTGAAGGACTTGATGGGCATAAAAATGCCGTGAGTTTAAGATTAGAAAGTCTAAAATGA